From Paenibacillus sp. PvR098:
CATATTGATAATAAAAGGGATCGTAATAACTGTCCACCCATATCCGAGAGCGGTCAGGACCGGACAAGTCAATGACAAAATCAAAGCCGGCGTCGCTGGTCAGTCCGCTGCTGCCCGGAACCTGATGCTCCCCTTGATCCGGTACGGTATCCAGCAGGATCATCGTATGTCCCTGCTTCCAATCAAACGGCTGTTCATCCTTGCCGTAATCCAGGCGGAAATAGACATATCTTTCATCGGCGGAAGCCGCAGCCCGATCTACACGACGCTGTACGTCATTTGAATCCAGCGTCTGAAGCATAGATGTCTTCCCCAGATACATCATTGGTATATCCGCATGCTCCCAATCCTTCAAATCTCCGTCCACGTGCAGCAGCTTGCCTTCCGCGTTGGGGTCAAAGCTGAGCAGTCCGAACTGCTGTTCACTGGTTTGCGCGTTCGACCAATAAGGTCGGCGGTCCGGATTATCCAGGTCCATATTGTTCCAGGTTCGTTTAAACCACTCATCCTGCCAGCTGAACACCAGTCCTCCGGCCATCTTTTCATGAACGATATCTTCAAACAACCGGGCGTCAATCGCTCCTTGCTCCGCTTCGGAGTGGAAGCCCTGATTCCAGCCGTTGACGTTACGATGGGTCATGCCTCGGGAGGAGGGTACCCCAAACTCCGCAATCAATACCGGCATATGGTGCGCCCGCTTCAAATCGTTCAAATAGCCTGCATAGCCGTTAGCCTCTCCGCGAAAATCTTTATATTCCGAATACCTTTTATCATAATTCATAAACTCGGGATAATAAGGATATACGTGATACGAGGCAAAGTAGCCGCCCAATAAAGCGGGCTTCGTGTCGATGTTGCCCGGATCAACAGATACCAGATCCTCATTCTCGGAAGGCTCGGACGGATGCTCGAGCAAATCGGTCGTCACCCAATTTGTAAAGCTGAACGGCCTCTGCCAATGATATGTATCCGCTTCGTATTTGGCCACGTCTTCCATCAGACCGGCCAGCCATATTTCGAATGGCGAGGCCTGCTGCGTCTGAAAATAGGTCCCGTCAAACTGCGTCTTCCCTTCGTTCTTCCGGTTGGTCGATACGACCATCTCGGGATCCCATTCCACACCAAGAACCCAGCCCAAGACATATTTTGAAATATCCGCCCTGTATTTTCCGGAGGCATGTCCAGGCCTTACAGGCAAATCCGCCTTCCCGTGAATGACATTCACCATATCGCGGAACTCTTGCTGCAGCTCCGGATTCACCTCATCCGAGAAAGCATCTCCTGTTCCAACGAGCTTCTCCTCATTGATCCACAACCCGTGCAGAACCATAATCGGCTCTTTGGCATCTTCGTTATAGTCCTTCAATGCTTCGTAAAATCCGGGTGGATGCAGAGTATAGACGCGGACAGTGTTCGCATGCATTTCTCCTATCTGTTCAAACCATCTGTAGTATTCGTCCTTCGTAATGGCGGTTTCTCCAGGGAAATGTCCCGGCTTGGCGACCCCCATATTCACGCCTTTGATCAAGTAATCATGCCAAGCCCCGCTGCGATAAACCTGAAGATAGTCATCTCCTGCCTTAGCGGGGATCGAAATTCCGTTGACTTCTACGGTTTGAATGTCGTTGAGATGGGAATTCCTTTGCAGCTGAATCACCTGAATGATCGTTATGGTTAAGGCCATGAGAACACTCCCGATCAAAGGCCATATGAACCAACGCCGCAAACGCTGATTGGATCTCTTGCTGCGCATGTAGCCTGCCCTCCTGCCTGCTAGTTCCTACCCGGTTATTTTTTTAGCGTTTCTACAAATATGCCCTTTCTTGTCATTTCTCCCCATTCATGCTTTTTGCCCCGAACCGCTTTAAATAAACCCTCCAGCCTCCAAAGCGTTTGAACCGGCCGGTACCAGAACGATTCCGATAGCGCCCAGACGAAAAGCTTGGTGACGTCTGAAATACGCTTATATTTGTTTAACGTCCAATCCTCCAGCAGCACGCTACCCATAGAAAGGAAAGATCCGTACAAAAGCATCGAAAGCATCAGCAGAAAGCTAAAAAGAATATCCATTTGTCCCGATATCAACCCTGCGGCCAAAATCATATAACCCAGTGCCTCCACTACCGGACCCAGCAGTTCTACAAAAAGAAAATAAGGCATGGCCACGAGCCCCACTCTGCCGAAGCGAGGGTTCAAAATCATTTTGCGATGATTCCACAAGCTCTCGAACAGCCCCCGCTGCCAGCGGACACGCTGGCGCTTTAAAATGCTCAAGGTTTCCGGCGCTTCCGTCCAGCAAACAGGGTCAGGAATATAAGCAATTTTTGCCTTGCTTTTTTTCTCGCGAATCAATCGGTGCAGTCGGACAATCAGCTCCATATCTTCCCCGATCGTCCCGACTTCATAGCCTCCGGCCTCAAGAACCCAATCTTTACGAAAAACCCCAAAAGCGCCGGAAACGATGAGCAGCATATTATATTGGCTTAATCCGATACGTCCCATAAGGAACGCGCGCAAATACTCGATCACCTGCATAATCACGATAGGCTTAGAAGATAACCGGACGTCTTCGATGCCCAGATGTCCCTGGTCGATGAGACTTCCGTTTGCGATGCCGACGCTGCCGCCGCTGCCAATAATTTCTTCCCCAGGCCTTGCTTCGACGATCGGCTTCATAATTTTGAGAAAAGCGTCCGTATCCAGTACCGTATCCCCGTCCAGCGAGACAAAATAAGGATAATGCGAAAAATTAATGCCTGCATTCAAGGCGTCCGCTTTCCCTCCATTTTCCTTGTCAAGAAAAAAGAGACTTGGATGTTTACGGGAACGGTATACGCCGAGGATCGGCTTGGTGTCCTTTTTTAGACCCGACCAAAGCACCTGATGCCGAATCGCATACATATCAAACTCGGCCAATATCTTCTCCTTTGTACGATC
This genomic window contains:
- a CDS encoding glycosyltransferase yields the protein MSDNWTYGLFEFGPLIIVVYVFMVMGFYLFLFAIAARKLRSETNIHKVHYDELLQSSFSPPLSILVPAYNEELNIVESVRSLLGINYSGYEIIVINDGSKDRTKEKILAEFDMYAIRHQVLWSGLKKDTKPILGVYRSRKHPSLFFLDKENGGKADALNAGINFSHYPYFVSLDGDTVLDTDAFLKIMKPIVEARPGEEIIGSGGSVGIANGSLIDQGHLGIEDVRLSSKPIVIMQVIEYLRAFLMGRIGLSQYNMLLIVSGAFGVFRKDWVLEAGGYEVGTIGEDMELIVRLHRLIREKKSKAKIAYIPDPVCWTEAPETLSILKRQRVRWQRGLFESLWNHRKMILNPRFGRVGLVAMPYFLFVELLGPVVEALGYMILAAGLISGQMDILFSFLLMLSMLLYGSFLSMGSVLLEDWTLNKYKRISDVTKLFVWALSESFWYRPVQTLWRLEGLFKAVRGKKHEWGEMTRKGIFVETLKK